The Streptomyces cyanogenus DNA segment GCGCAGGTGCGGGCCACGGGCGATGCCGTACATCACGCCGAGCCCGACCAGGGCGGCGACCGCGAGTTCGGCGCGCAGGCCCGCGTCGGGCCCGGTGAGCCGGGCGGCGAGGCGTTCGGTCACCTGGGTGCGGAAGTTGGCGCGGAGCACCTCGCCGTGGTCGCCGTGGAGCGGGGCGAAGGCGATGCGCAGCAGCGGGTCGGCGCCCCGCTCGCGCTGGCTGGACACCACGTGCCGGACCATGTGCCGGCCGAGGTCGTCCAGCGGGGCGTCCAGCAGGTCGTCGGCGTCGGTGTCGAAGGACATCACGCGGGCGAACAGGGCGTCCTTGTTGCCGAAGTACTTCAGGATCAGCGGCGGACTGACCCCGGCCCGCTCGGCGACGGCCTTCAGGGTGATGTCGGCGTGCGCGTGCCGGGCCAGGAGGTGGCGGGCGGCCTTCAGGATGGCGGCCTTGGTGGCCTCGGCGTCCCGGCGTACCGGGGCGGGCGCCGGGCCGGGTGGCGTGGTCATGGTCCTCATGCTCCCTCCATCGCCTCGTCGCGGGCGCCCCGGGTGGCACCGCGGGCCCGCCGGGTGCCGCCGGCGGGGCCGTCGCCGGGGATGGACAGGGCCGCCGCGCAGGCCGCGAGGGCGACGGCGCCCGCCAGGGCGAAGGCGAGCAGGTAGCCGTGCAGGGTGGGCACGGGGGCACCCCCCAGGGGGCTGCTGTGGTGGACGAGGACGGCGGCGACGGCCGCGCTGGAGACGGCCTGGCCGATGGTGCGCATCAGCACGTTGACGCCGTTGGCGGAGGCGGTCTGGGCGGCCGGGACCGCGCGCAGGATCAGGGTCGGCAGCGCGGAGTAGGCGAGCGTGGTGCCGGTCGCCACCACGGACGCCCCGAGGATGATCATCCACAGGTCTCGGCTGTCGGCGATGCGCAGCGCGTACCCGCAGGCGATGACGGCGGCGCCCAGCGCGAGCGTGATCCGCGGTCCGCGAGCGGCCGAGATGCGGGCCGACAGCGGGGAGAACAGCAGCATGGTGACGCCGCCGGGCAGCAGGCAGAGACCGGTGGCGACGATGGACAGGCCGAGGCCGTACCCGGTGGCCTTCGGCGCCTGCACCAGCTGGGCGGTGACCAGCGAGTTGGCGTAGAAGGCGAACCCGGTCAGCAGGGCCGCCACATGGGACAGGCCCACCCGCGGCCGGGTGACCAGTCTCAGGTCGACCAGCGGCCGTGCGGCGCGCAGTTGCTGCCGGCACCACAGGGCGAGGACGACGGCGGACGCGAGGAACAGGGCGAGGACCCGGGCGCTGCCCCAGCCCCAGGTGCCGCCCTGGGAGACGCCCAGCAGCAGGCAGACCAGCCCGGCGGCGAGGCCGAGCGCGCCGGCGACGTCGAAGCGGCCGGGCTCGCGCAGTGGCGACTCCCGCACCGCCCACCAGGTCGCCGCGACGCCCAGCGCACCGAGGGCGCTGGTCAGCCAGAACATGGTGTGCCAGTCGGCGTACTGCACGACCAGCGCGGCGAGCGGCAGGCCGAGCGCGGCGCCGATGCCGACGGTGGAACTCATCAGCGCCACCGCCGAGCCGCGGCGCTCGGGCGGGAGTTCGTCGCGCAGGATGCTGATGGAGAGCGGGACCACGGAGGCGGCGGCGCCTTGAAGCGCGCGGGCGGCGATGAGCACGCCGATGTCGGAGGAGAGCGCGCACATCACGGAGCCTGCGGTCATCAGGGCGAGCGCTGCGGTGAGCACCCGGCGCTTGCCGTACATGTCGCCGGCCCGGCCGAGCACGGGGGTGAGGACGGCGCCGGAGAGCAGGGTCGCGGTGACCGTCCAGGAGACGGTGGCGGCCGACGCGCCGGTGAGCCGGGGCAGGTCCGGCAGGAGCGGGACGACCACGGTCTGCATGACCGCCATGAGGATGCCGCCCGACGCCAGTACCGGGACGGTGAGCCGGTCACGCAGCCGGGGCCGCGGGGGTATGGGGGCTGACTGCTCCATCGACGCTCCTGCGGGCGGCACGGTGACGAGGTGAATTCCCATTCACCTTATCGAGTGAATGGGTATTCACCAACATTTCTTCACCCGGACGGGTGGGGTCGAACGCGAGGGGTACGGCCCTCCTCGGGCGGGGGGCGGGCCAGCACGGGGCCCGTCGTTCGGATGAGGCCGGGCGGATGCAGACGAACAGCACGGCCCCCTTCCGGTGCAGAGGAAGCCGGGACCGCCCACTTCGCGCCTCCTAGATCGGTCGGCCGCCGGACACCATCCGGCTGGCCCCATGGATCCGGGCCGGGGGTGCGACCAGGATCGCGTCATGCGATTCGCAAGCGCTTCCGGTTCATCCGGCTTCTCAGGCTCCTCCGGCCCCTCCGGCTCTTCTGGTTCTTCGCCCGCATCCGTGACGCGGCGGCAACTGCTGGGCCGCGCGGGCGCCTTGGCCGCCCTCGGCGCCACCTCGGCCCTGGGGCCGGCTGCTCGCGCGTCCGCCGCGGTGACGGCCCCCGCCTGGCCCGTACGGCTGGAACTCCCCCGCCCCACCGGACCGTACCCGCTCGGTATCACCGAACTGCACCTGGTGGACCGGACACGTCGTGGCCCCTGGTGGGCGGGCGACGCGGCCGGGGAGTTCCGGGAGCTCATGGTGAGCGTCTGGTACCCGGCCGACCGCGCCACGGCGAAGGACGGCCCCGGGGCGTCCTATATGCGTGCGGGCGTGGCCGCGGTCTTCGGGGCGGGCGCGGCAAAGATCCTCGGGGTCGGCGAGGGGGCCATCGACTGGGCCGGATTCGGTACCCACGCCCGCGTAGGAGTGGCCGCGGTGTCCAGGCCCGGGCGGGTGCCCGTGGTGCTGTACTCGCCGGGCATGTACAACGAGCGCACGCTCGACACCACCGCCGCGGAGGAGTTGGCGAGCCACGGCTATGTGGTGATCACCGTCGATCCCGTCCACGAGGCACACGCGGTCGAGTTCCCGGACGGCCGCGTCATCGAGCCCGCGCCCGCGCTCGGCGCCATCGAGGCGGACGCCGACCGGTCCAGGGCAGCGCTGGAGGTCCGGGTTGCCGACATCCCGTTCGTCCTCGACCAGCTCGCCGTGCTCGCACACGGTGGTAACCCCGACGCCGGGAAGCGGCCACTGCCGCGCGGTCTCGGGGAGGCCCTGGACCTCGCGCGCATCGGCATGTTCGGGCATTCGCTCGGCGGGATGACGACCGCCGAGGCGATGGGCGTGGACCGCCGTATTCGCGCCGGGGTCAACCTCGACGGGCCGCTCGGCTACGACTGGGCCGACCCCGAACTACTGCTGCCGGTCGCCCGCACCGGGCTGGACCGGCCGTTCCTGCAGATGGGGGCGTGGCTCGGGGTACCGTCCGGCAGGCTGCCGCACACTCATGAGCACTCCCCGTCCTGGCGGGCGATGTGGCGGAACTCCACCGGCTGGAAGCGCGACCTGTGGACGGAGGCGGCCGAACACAACTCGTTCACCGACTACCAGACGGTCCTGCCGGGCCTCGCCGAGCGGCTCACGCTGCCGAAAGGGCTGCTGTCCCGGATGGTCGGTACGGTCGACCCGGCGCGGTTCACCATGAGCCGACGGGCCTACCTCACCGCCTTCTTCGATCAGCACCTGCGCGGCCGCCACCAGCCGCTGCTGGACGGCCCCTCGCCCCTCCACCCATACGTGCGGTTCATCGACTGAGGCGACGGGAGAGTGGGAGCAGGCTCCTACTGGGCCTGACGGACAAATCGCCATCGATCTCGATACGGCTTTCCCTGCCCATCCCCCGGTAGCCGGACGCGGTCTCCGACGAGGCGACGGCGCAGAGGCCGCCCGACAGCACCAGTGACCATCCCGTGTCGGCGGTGTCCATGAGGGCGACGCCGAGAGTGGCGCCGATCCGGCGGATGGCGTTGAGCTGGCCGCCGACGGAGCCGGCCGTGCCGGGCGGGGCGGCGCCGATGACGGCCGCGGTGAGGGCCGTAAAGAAGCTACTCGTCGGCGGTCGGCTCGCCGCATGGTGTGAAGGTCCTCGACTTCGCCGAATCCTCTACGCAGCCGCCCGCCCCTTGAACAGCACGAGCACGCGGGACACGGTCGGCGGGCGCGCCGCAGAAAGCCCTTGCGGCTGAGATCAGGAACGACGACGCCGAACGGCGTCCAGTGCCCGGTCGACAGGGCCGAGAACCGGTGCGGCCAGCTTGTTCGTGGCCTCGTTGTTGACCCAACGGTGCGGCCGGGTCGGCGCGTACGCCTGGGTCAGTTTGACCTCGGCGCCCAGCATCCGCAGCCGCGGCACGCTGACGGCGCGCCGAAGCGCCGTGAACTCCTCGCGCTCCTCCCTGGCGGCGTGCTGAGTGATCACTCGCCGGGCCTCGTTCAGCCGACGCAGATAGCCGGGGCCGTCCGGGCCGGTGCGCCACAGTGAGATCAGCAGGTCCTTGGCCGCCTTCTCTTCGTGACGCCGCCGGGCCGCCACCTCACGACCGTGCTGCAGCGCGCGCCGCGCGACGGGATGGACATGCGCTTCCTCGGCAGCCTCGTGCACGGCGAGCAGCCGCATCAGCCGGTGGAAGTTGCGGGAGCGCCACGGCCCGGGAAGCGCGGCCTTCAGGAATCCGAGCCTGATCTGCCGGTGCTGGCGGACGAGCAGGTCGACGGCGTTCTCAGCGCCCAGGGAGCGTGTGATCCTCAGTGACCAGGTGGGTGCGGCTTTCGCGGTCTTGGCCGCGGCCTTCCCGACGCGCAGCGGCATCTGCGGCACCTGCGCGGCGGACTTCGTCAGTGTGACCATGATCCCTCCTCGCTTCGGTCCCGGCGATCCCGGGTACCCACCGGTGCCACGCTCACGCGCCCGGCACCCTCGCGGACGCGGCACCGATCACCCGTGTCGAAACCCTTCAGCCATTGCGGCGCTGGTCCCCTCCCCTGCGCTGCGCGGCCCGGCACCGGCTCGGACAGGCCCTGCCCGACCCACCGTGGCGGCGAACTCCAGGAGGACGGCTCGTGCGGCGCCCAGGATCGGGGCCGATCGCGTCGACACCCAGCCGCTTGGCGGAGGATTCGGCCCGTCGCCGGGCCGGCCGCGACCGCCCTTGGTGGCGATCAGGACACCGGAGGTGTCGCCGCCGTACCGGCCAGCGCCCGGGCGATCAGCAGCTCGTTGTGGCCTGCCTCGCCGGCGTGCCGGTGACAGCTGTCGGCGGGTCGATGAGCGTGACGCCGGCGTCGAGGGCGGCGTGGACGGTGGCGATGGCGCGCCTCTCGTCCGGGCGGTGCTCGATGGACAGTGGCGTGGCGCCCAGACCGATGGCGCTGACGGTCGTGTCTCCGACGGTGCGGTACTGGGTGGCGGCTGATGTTCCTTATTGGGCCGGGGCCTTCGCCCAAGCCCTCCGCGAGCAGGCGCTGCAGCGTGAGCACCATGGCCTTGACGGTGCCCGTCGACCACTCGGGTTCAGTCCGCGGTCGTACGGCGTTTCGTCGTCCGATGCCTCTCGGGGGGCAGTTCTTCCGCATCCGACCGGTAGGCCGCGAGCAGCAGCGGCCGATACGTGGATTCGCTGACCTTGCTCTTCCTGCGCAGAATCAGGGACTTGCTGTCGACCCCCGTACTGAAGCTGAACATCACGGGTCCGTCGTCCCGGTGCTGGAGGACACCGCCCTGATTCCTGAAGAAATGTACGCCCAGCGTCTTGTCCGGCAGCAGTTTCCGCGCGTAGTAGTCGACACGTTCGCTGTTGACGACGGGATCGGCGCCCTCGGCCAGGTGGAC contains these protein-coding regions:
- a CDS encoding hemerythrin domain-containing protein codes for the protein MVTLTKSAAQVPQMPLRVGKAAAKTAKAAPTWSLRITRSLGAENAVDLLVRQHRQIRLGFLKAALPGPWRSRNFHRLMRLLAVHEAAEEAHVHPVARRALQHGREVAARRRHEEKAAKDLLISLWRTGPDGPGYLRRLNEARRVITQHAAREEREEFTALRRAVSVPRLRMLGAEVKLTQAYAPTRPHRWVNNEATNKLAAPVLGPVDRALDAVRRRRS
- a CDS encoding MFS transporter, which encodes MEQSAPIPPRPRLRDRLTVPVLASGGILMAVMQTVVVPLLPDLPRLTGASAATVSWTVTATLLSGAVLTPVLGRAGDMYGKRRVLTAALALMTAGSVMCALSSDIGVLIAARALQGAAASVVPLSISILRDELPPERRGSAVALMSSTVGIGAALGLPLAALVVQYADWHTMFWLTSALGALGVAATWWAVRESPLREPGRFDVAGALGLAAGLVCLLLGVSQGGTWGWGSARVLALFLASAVVLALWCRQQLRAARPLVDLRLVTRPRVGLSHVAALLTGFAFYANSLVTAQLVQAPKATGYGLGLSIVATGLCLLPGGVTMLLFSPLSARISAARGPRITLALGAAVIACGYALRIADSRDLWMIILGASVVATGTTLAYSALPTLILRAVPAAQTASANGVNVLMRTIGQAVSSAAVAAVLVHHSSPLGGAPVPTLHGYLLAFALAGAVALAACAAALSIPGDGPAGGTRRARGATRGARDEAMEGA
- a CDS encoding TetR family transcriptional regulator, which produces MRTMTTPPGPAPAPVRRDAEATKAAILKAARHLLARHAHADITLKAVAERAGVSPPLILKYFGNKDALFARVMSFDTDADDLLDAPLDDLGRHMVRHVVSSQRERGADPLLRIAFAPLHGDHGEVLRANFRTQVTERLAARLTGPDAGLRAELAVAALVGLGVMYGIARGPHLRGTDADALADRYGPAVQTQLTPGR
- a CDS encoding alpha/beta hydrolase family protein; translation: MTRRQLLGRAGALAALGATSALGPAARASAAVTAPAWPVRLELPRPTGPYPLGITELHLVDRTRRGPWWAGDAAGEFRELMVSVWYPADRATAKDGPGASYMRAGVAAVFGAGAAKILGVGEGAIDWAGFGTHARVGVAAVSRPGRVPVVLYSPGMYNERTLDTTAAEELASHGYVVITVDPVHEAHAVEFPDGRVIEPAPALGAIEADADRSRAALEVRVADIPFVLDQLAVLAHGGNPDAGKRPLPRGLGEALDLARIGMFGHSLGGMTTAEAMGVDRRIRAGVNLDGPLGYDWADPELLLPVARTGLDRPFLQMGAWLGVPSGRLPHTHEHSPSWRAMWRNSTGWKRDLWTEAAEHNSFTDYQTVLPGLAERLTLPKGLLSRMVGTVDPARFTMSRRAYLTAFFDQHLRGRHQPLLDGPSPLHPYVRFID